In Papaver somniferum cultivar HN1 unplaced genomic scaffold, ASM357369v1 unplaced-scaffold_114, whole genome shotgun sequence, a genomic segment contains:
- the LOC113328656 gene encoding vinorine synthase-like gives MMKVCVSSREKIKPSRPTPGHLKTHKLSFLDQVAARIYVPLLLYYAGNKENVDTDTRCNIIKKSLAETLTKFYILAGKIVNDEIERFVNCNDDGVDFCVTKVSNCQLFQVIKRPDIFDQVTLFLPFDPCDNEITASGDFLLSVQVNVFEDCRGMVIGLCINHKVADASSITTFVNYWATIARGLVLNVDDRQIQDPCFQVQSIFPQKEKGIGFKISSSSIDGTLVTKKFGFEASKLAELKERCKFTTEPEDGYKPTRVEALSAFLWKCFIDIDQAKLKGVARTKVYLATNAVNMRSRMVPQLPTSSFGNIISITDAVFSINNDDSTGINDPYYPKLVRKFRDAIKKIDRDYIEALRSTDLLLNNMMKLIEHVLSGHTLSIYFSSWCRFPLYETDFGWGKPIWVSTCTIPQKNVIVLMDSNSSADGIEAYVTLAKEDMGELEHHEELLALIS, from the coding sequence ATGATGAAGGTTTGTGTAAGTTCTAGAGAAAAAATTAAACCTTCTCGTCCAACTCCAGGTCACCTCAAAACCCATAAACTATCATTTCTCGATCAGGTTGCAGCTCGAATTTACGTTCCTCTCCTTCTTTACTATGCCGGCAACAAAGAAAATGTCGATACTGACACTCGTTGTAATATAATTAAGAAATCCTTAGctgaaacattaacaaaattctaCATCTTGGCTGGTAAGATCGTAAATGATGAAATCGAAAGATTTGTGAATTGTAACGACGATGGGGTGGATTTTTGCGTAACCAAAGTAAGTAATTGTCAACTCTTCCAAGTAATTAAAAGACCTGATATATTTGATCAAGTGACACTATTCCTCCCTTTTGATCCATGTGATAATGAAATTACTGCGTCTGGGGATTTCTTGCTCTCTGTTCAAGTTAACGTTTTCGAGGATTGCCGTGGAATGGTGATAGGTTTGTGCATTAACCACAAGGTAGCTGACGCATCTTCAATCACCACATTCGTGAACTACTGGGCTACAATTGCTCGTGGTCTGGTTTTAAACGTTGATGATCGACAAATCCAAGATCCTTGTTTCCAAGTGCAATCTATTTTtccacaaaaagaaaaaggaatcgGTTTCAAAATTTCCTCGTCCTCGATAGATGGAACACTGGTGACTAAGAAATTTGGGTTCGAGGCTTCCAAATTAGCAGAACTTAAAGAAAGATGCAAGTTCACCACTGAACCTGAAGATGGATACAAGCCGACGCGTGTTGAAGCCTTATCGGCTTTCTTATGGAAGTGTTTCATAGACATAGACCAAGCCAAACTCAAGGGAGTTGCTCGTACAAAGGTTTATTTAGCAACAAATGCAGTAAATATGAGGTCAAGGATGGTTCCGCAGTTGCCTACAAGCTCCTTCGGCAATATAATCTCCATCACAGATGCAGTATTCAGCATAAATAACGATGACAGCACTGGCATAAATGATCCATACTATCCGAAACTGGTGCGAAAATTTAGGGACGCCATAAAGAAAATCGATAGAGACTACATAGAAGCTTTGCGTAGTACGGATTTACTCCTAAATAACATGATGAAGTTGATTGAACATGTTTTAAGCGGTCATACATTGTCGATATACTTCAGTAGTTGGTGTAGGTTTCCACTATATGAGACAGATTTTGGTTGGGGAAAGCCAATCTGGGTTAGTACTTGTACAATTCCTCAGAAGAACGTAATCGTGTTAATGGATTCAAATTCTTCGGCAGATGGAATTGAAGCATATGTAACCTTGGCTAAAGAAGACATGGGAGAATTGGAACATCACGAGGAACTCCTTGCACTTATTTCCTAA